One Chaetodon trifascialis isolate fChaTrf1 chromosome 13, fChaTrf1.hap1, whole genome shotgun sequence DNA segment encodes these proteins:
- the LOC139341643 gene encoding uncharacterized protein: MNHLGPQKQLSALSESSLRIQEAARLTGLNCKNAYKSKQLTGYRDELKTLTEAYLKAEEELEITPSVMQLAKSEFFQRHLLIKIKMLSGHLSKANKDYDSTLQRIVSIAYLAAKQFKENNAEDAEQKFENAAQTLFEGVKLATKRVEDSLNYIRDPRVRSNLRSINDHLSFQISDIISRARLMVETHYICDTLSLDVQIQSWSAKAHYVVEELKKQDGIHQEAKEHIRAGLLGRTPEDITDMLSTIPPKVKEAEFPSDTAGISWQRGNIENVAEQNMNIAAVAKYGNMEKDDGFWSGAFKEASGLTDTSLFLKQESDSWDPKDNRIVQVTRKIADTICYMTQYLKKKGPIPNKEAFVSAAKDVISNCQSVTHFIRVITNHCLDKQCTVELSLIVEQILTITNQLNIISSVNAVTPGCKSSDEILVKNAQNLLHTVLRGVHAAETACMTGLRQPEPNSDGAEATALCFQWRRKLEIHRAQQTSNPETDELGLRKTSSHPVAPSLAPPVNVTSTPSKHK, from the exons ATGAACCATCTGGGCCCTCAGAAACAGCTATCAGCGCTGTCTGAGAGCTCACTTCGAATCCAAGAGGCAGCGAGGTTGACTGGCCTCAATTGCAAAAATGCTTACAAATCAAAACAGTTAACAGGATACCGGGATGAActaaaaacactgactgaagcCTATCTTAAAGCTGAAGAAGAGCTTGAAATAACACCAAGTGTGATGCAACTTGCAAAGTCAGAATTCTTTCAGCGACATCTTTTGATCAAAATTAAAATGCTTTCTGGTCATTTAAGCAAAGCAAATAAGGATTATGACAGCACACTTCAAAGAATTGTCAGCATTGCctatttagctgctaaacaaTTTAAAGAGAACAACGCAGAGGATGCAGAGCAGAAAtttgaaaatgcagcacaaacactttTTGAAGGTGTAAAACTTGCCACCAAAAGAGTTGAGGACTCCTTAAACTATATCCGTGACCCACGTGTCCGCTCTAATTTGAGGTCTATCAATGACCACCTGTCTTTTCAGATCTCAGATATAATCAGTCGGGCGAGGCTCATGGTGGAGACTCACTACATTTGTGACACACTCAGTCTGGATGTGCAGATACAGTCCTGGTCAGCCAAGGCTCACTACGTGGTGGAGGAGCTCAAGAAGCAAGATGGGATTCACCAGGAGGCTAAAGAGCACATCAGGGCTGGTCTACTGGGCAGAACACCTGAGGATATCACAGACATGTTGTCCACAATCCCACCTAAAGTCAAAGAAGCAGAATTTCCCTCTGACACAGCAGGGATATCTTGGCAGAGAGGCAATATAGAAAATGTTGCAGAACAAAATATGAACATTGCAGCTGTGGCCAAATATGGAAATATGGAAAAAGAT GATGGTTTCTGGTCTGGCGCATTCAAAGAAGCTTCTGGCCTGACTGACACGTccctttttttaaagcaagaaAGTGACAGCTGGGATCCCAAGGACAACAGAATTGTCCAGGTGACCAGGAAGATCGCTGACACAATATGTTATATGACTCAGTACCTTAAGAAGAAAGGCCCAATACCG AATAAAGAGGCATTTGTCAGTGCAGCCAAAGATGTGATCTCAAACTGCCAGTCAGTAACTCACTTTATCAGAGTTATTACCAACCACTGCCTGGATAAACAGTGTACGGTTGAACTCTCCCTCATAGTTGAGCAGATTCTCACCATCACCAACCAGCTCAACATCATCTCCAG TGTCAATGCTGTCACACCTGGGTGCAAATCATCTGACGAGATCCTGGTGAAGAATGCACAAAATCTACTTCACACAGTCCTGCGTGGGGTCCATGCTGCAGAGACAGCCTGCATGACA GGTTTGAGGCAGCCCGAGCCGAACTCAGATGGTGCAGAGGCTACAGCCTTGTGTTTccagtggaggaggaagctggagatCCATCGAGCCCAACAGACCAGCAACCCAGAGACTGATGAGCTGGGTTTGAGGAAGACCTCATCCCACCCTGTAGCACCCAGTCTTGCTCCACCGGTCAATGTGACCTCTACCCCCTCAAAACACAAGTAG
- the LOC139341600 gene encoding zinc finger CCCH domain-containing protein 6 isoform X2: MAAVNRRDISKAGEDGELEDGEIDDEGIGIEEENKEAAEANDDKEKEKEKEKAKEKEEKTHRHSRKRYKKTREKRRSKRRRRDRQKHHSPSSSSSSDSYDSDYDRVERPKNRKSQGSSRESDGQSSQHGRDSKGGHGKSPPHKSSDFDKYSDYSDDKYDYDEEEDDYEDDMSEYPQAKDSTSQSLGKGRHAKDHMKRGNMRGMKQQQFGQRGRGRGSGPGRGRGMLNKNKKLKGKPWGGRGRGRGGDQGMEDMAQEGKNSSGFQKKRPIMSKEFINQHTVEHNGRYICKYFLEGRCIKGEQCKFEHELVVPDKKKELCKFYLQGYCSKGDNCIYMHNEYPCKFFHTGAKCYQGDNCKFSHETLTDVTKELLEKIINTEEENAREDELELEDLRKQGIAPLPKPPPGVGLLPTPGQSSPTDGAAGQAGKKIPSLFEIKVQPTVNLAQKIGLSGSNFSQNQGEGATQFSGGPEDPQSGGMVPSGPAAPPIPPPGSPVPMGHPTGPPMPQSPPGQHPPHGFPMQPPIPPGQPPPFHGNRHNINPQMSMQRPPFPPIPDLQMLQSLFPFPSMGQNPVEFFSSFLRNQAMGQQGDPSLAFIQNLQQQMGAESQLQSLPPAVQKAIFLHLTQQQQQESHAQGNEPQKAEGQDDNANRDETTNWYSSDEEDGSCVSSILKTLKKQSEMQQSQSKPTQAAPVAPALGDPRLVKERAPPSDPRVKTDPRQRPPDMKKESDGATDPRLSRDPRKMRPMEPSSYRQQSHPGPQKPSAGDEDDEGERELRDKAVLIPLEAGPGVLLRDPRCQLKQFSHIRVDILLQRPAFAQTVVWAPEDLIPSLVPKQEHSINLPLPPLIADAQMNRTNLPDHPPIISPPPTDPRLAAARLKERMSRLSSGSLESRSSTERPADPRQQKSLDPRLKRAGSLDSKLLGQKEPSSGGGVVDPRLQKASASSAPHTARAKPEPEKLPPYAPRLASSGGGLESPTTILGGISLYDPRNQTEQAQREQAEPPKKAGILKHPDKKDNTPPPSLSPIQQSSSIEDTKSTDVASDQPQPSSSPIVPPASPVKPPAVHNLPIQALAGLIRPQYTDPRQAKLGGQGSTGVQEEAEEKKEKGQEEAVEEEPKQDDPEEEADDRTLKDVFKTFDPTASPFCQ; encoded by the exons ATGGCAGCTGTCAACCGACGGGACATTAGCAAAGCGGG aGAGGATGGCGAACTGGAAGATGGAGAAATAGATGACGAAGGGATTGGAATTGAAGAGGAGAacaaagaggctgcagaggcGAATGacgacaaagagaaagagaaggaaaaagaaaaagctaaagagaaagaagaaaagactcACAGGCACTCCAGGAAGAGATACAAAAAGaccagagagaagaggaggtctaagaggaggaggcgggacagacagaaa CACCACTccccctccagcagctccagctctgacaGTTATGACTCCGACTACGACCGAGTAGAAAGACCCAAAAACCGGAAGAGCCAGGGATCTAGCCGCGAGTCCGACGGCCAGTCATCTCAG CATGGACGAGATTCAAAGGGAGGCCATGGCAAGTCTCCGCCGCACAAGAGCAGTGATTTTGACAAATACAGCGACTACAGTGATGACAAGTATGACTACgacgaagaggaggatgatTACGAAGATGACATGTCCGAGTATCCGCAGGCAAAAGATTCGACTTCCCAGAGTCTGGGAAAGGGACGCCATGCTAAAGACCATatgaagagaggaaacatgagggggatgaaacaacagcagt ttgggCAGAGgggaagaggcagagggagtGGACCAGGGAGAGGACGTGGGATGctcaacaagaacaagaagcTGAAGGGCAAACCCTGGGGAGGACGTGGACGAGGCCGAGGAGGAGACCAGGGTATGGAAGACATGGCGC AGGAAGGAAAAAATTCCTCCGGTTTCCAGAAGAAACGGCCAATCATGAGCAAGGAGTTTATCAACCAGCACACGGTTGAACACAATGGTCGATACATCTGCAAGTATTTCCTGGAAGGTCGATGCATCAAG GGGGAACAGTGCAAGTTTGAACATGAGCTCGTCGTACCAGATAAGAAAAAGGAGCTTTGTAAATTTTACCTCCAAGGATACTGCAGCAAAGGAGATAActgcatttacatgcaca ATGAATACCCGTGCAAGTTCTTTCACACAGGAGCCAAATGTTATCAAGGAGACAACTGCAAATTCTCCCATGAGACTTTGACTGATGTGACCAAAGAACTGCTTGAAAAG ATCATTAACACTGAAGAGGAGAACGCCCGTGAGGACGAGTTGGAGCTGGAGGATCTGAGAAAGCAGGGAATCGCCCCACTTCCAAAGCCTCCTCCTGGGGTGGGGTTGCTGCCCACTCCTGGTCAGAGTAGTCCCACAGATGGAGCCGCTGGCCAGGCTGGGAAGAAGATCCCCTCCCTGTTTGAAATCAAGGTTCAACCGACTGTAAACTTGGCACAAAAAATTGGTCTGAG CGGCTCCAACTTCTCCCAGAATCAAGGTGAAGGCGCCACTCAGTTCAGTGGAGGCCCAGAGGACCCGCAGAGTGGAGGTATGGTGCCTTCAggccctgctgctcctcctaTACCTCCCCCTGGATCACCTGTTCCCATGGGTCACCCTACTGGGCCACCCATGCCACAGAGCCCACCCGGACAACACCCACCACACGGATTTCCAATGCAGCCACCAATCCCCCCTGGTCAGCCCCCACCCTTCCATGGAAACCGACATAATATCAACCCTCAGATGAGTATGCAGAGGCCTCCGTTCCCTCCTATACCTGATCTCCAGATGCTGCAAAGCCTCTTCCCTTTTCCATCGATGGGTCAGAACCCAGTAGAGTtcttcagcagcttcctccGAAACCAGGCCATGGGTCAACAAGGAG ACCCTAGCTTGGCCTTCATACAGaacctccagcagcagatggGTGCAGAGTCACAGTTGCAGTCTTTACCACCAGCAGTACAGAAAGCCATCTTTTTACATCtgacacaacagcaacaacaagagTCACATGCACAGGGGAATGagccacagaaagcagaggGCCAGGATGATAATGCAAACAGAG ATGAAACTACAAACTGGTACTCCAGTGACGAGGAGGATGGgagctgtgtttcctccatcCTTAAAACTCTGAAGAAGCAGAGTGAGATGCAGCAGTCTCAGTCCAAGCCCACCCAGGCTGCCCCAGTGGCTCCAGCACTGGGTGACCCTCGGCTTGTGAAGGAGAGGGCCCCACCCAGTGACCCTCGTGTGAAGACAGACCCTCGACAGCGACCCCCAGATATGAAAAAGGAGTCGGATGGAGCTACAGACCCACGGCTCTCCAGAGACCCCAGGAAGATGAGACCAATGGAGCCGAGTTCTTATCGCCAGCAGAGTCACCCTGGTCCTCAGAAGCCTTCCGCAggagatgaggatgatgaaggagaGCGGGAGCTCAGGGACAAAGCTGTTCTCATCCCTCTAGAAGCTGGCCCTGGTGTGCTGCTGCGGGACCCTCGTTGCCAGCTAAAGCAGTTTAGCCATATCCGGGTGGACATCTTGCTCCAGCGGCCAGCCTTTGCTCAGACAGTGGTGTGGGCCCCTGAGGACCTCATCCCTTCCCTGGTTCCCAAGCAGGAACACTCCATCAACCTGCCTCTTCCACCCCTAATCGCAGATGCTCAGATGAACAGAACAAACCTGCCTGACCACCCCCCCATCATCAGCCCTCCGCCGACTGACCCCAGACTGGCTGCTGCACGCTTGAAGGAACGTATGAGTCGATTGTCCTCTGGATCTCTAGAGTCTCGATCCTCCACTGAAAGACCTGCAGATCCGCGTCAGCAGAAGTCTCTGGACCCCAGACTCAAGCGTGCAGGGAGTCTGGACTCCAAGCTCCTGGGTCAGAAAGAACCCTCCTCTGGAGGAGGTGTTGTGGACCCCAGGCTACAGAAGGCCAGTGCTAGCTCCGCTCCTCATACTGCTCGAGCCAAGCCAGAGCCGGAGAAGCTGCCTCCATATGCCCCCCGCCTGGCATCCTCTGGAGGAGGGCTAGAAAGTCCCACTACGATCCTTGGGGGCATCAGTCTGTATGATCCTCGTAATCAAACCGAGCAGGCTCAGAGGGAGCAAGCAGAGCCTCCTAAAAAGGCAGGGATCCTCAAACACCCAGATAAGAAAGACAATACTCCGCCACCGTCACTCTCTCCAATCCAACAAAGTAGCTCTATCGAAGACACTAAAAGCACAGACGTGGCTTCAGATCAGCCTCAACCTTCCAGTTCTCCCATAGTGCCTCCGGCCTCACCTGTCAAACCTCCCGCAGTTCATAATCTCCCCATCCAGGCACTGGCCGGGCTGATCCGACCCCAGTACACTGACCCCAGGCAGGCCAAACTAGGAGGACAGGGCAGTACAGGAGTACaagaggaggcagaagaaaagaaggagaaggggCAAGAGGAGGCCGTGGAGGAAGAACCAAAACAGGACGatccagaggaggaggcagatgaCAGGACACTTAAAGATGTGTTCAAGACCTTCGATCCCACTGCTTCCCCTTTCTGTCAGTAA
- the LOC139341600 gene encoding zinc finger CCCH domain-containing protein 6 isoform X1: MASVSLVSSPPAPVLDKNMTDSELAGDEREDGELEDGEIDDEGIGIEEENKEAAEANDDKEKEKEKEKAKEKEEKTHRHSRKRYKKTREKRRSKRRRRDRQKHHSPSSSSSSDSYDSDYDRVERPKNRKSQGSSRESDGQSSQHGRDSKGGHGKSPPHKSSDFDKYSDYSDDKYDYDEEEDDYEDDMSEYPQAKDSTSQSLGKGRHAKDHMKRGNMRGMKQQQFGQRGRGRGSGPGRGRGMLNKNKKLKGKPWGGRGRGRGGDQGMEDMAPEGKNSSGFQKKRPIMSKEFINQHTVEHNGRYICKYFLEGRCIKGEQCKFEHELVVPDKKKELCKFYLQGYCSKGDNCIYMHNEYPCKFFHTGAKCYQGDNCKFSHETLTDVTKELLEKIINTEEENAREDELELEDLRKQGIAPLPKPPPGVGLLPTPGQSSPTDGAAGQAGKKIPSLFEIKVQPTVNLAQKIGLSGSNFSQNQGEGATQFSGGPEDPQSGGMVPSGPAAPPIPPPGSPVPMGHPTGPPMPQSPPGQHPPHGFPMQPPIPPGQPPPFHGNRHNINPQMSMQRPPFPPIPDLQMLQSLFPFPSMGQNPVEFFSSFLRNQAMGQQGDPSLAFIQNLQQQMGAESQLQSLPPAVQKAIFLHLTQQQQQESHAQGNEPQKAEGQDDNANRDETTNWYSSDEEDGSCVSSILKTLKKQSEMQQSQSKPTQAAPVAPALGDPRLVKERAPPSDPRVKTDPRQRPPDMKKESDGATDPRLSRDPRKMRPMEPSSYRQQSHPGPQKPSAGDEDDEGERELRDKAVLIPLEAGPGVLLRDPRCQLKQFSHIRVDILLQRPAFAQTVVWAPEDLIPSLVPKQEHSINLPLPPLIADAQMNRTNLPDHPPIISPPPTDPRLAAARLKERMSRLSSGSLESRSSTERPADPRQQKSLDPRLKRAGSLDSKLLGQKEPSSGGGVVDPRLQKASASSAPHTARAKPEPEKLPPYAPRLASSGGGLESPTTILGGISLYDPRNQTEQAQREQAEPPKKAGILKHPDKKDNTPPPSLSPIQQSSSIEDTKSTDVASDQPQPSSSPIVPPASPVKPPAVHNLPIQALAGLIRPQYTDPRQAKLGGQGSTGVQEEAEEKKEKGQEEAVEEEPKQDDPEEEADDRTLKDVFKTFDPTASPFCQ; the protein is encoded by the exons ATGGCTTCTGTGAGCCTTGTTTCCAGTCCCCCAGCCCCTGTTCttgacaaaaacatgacagactCTGAGCTTGCAGGGGATGAAAG aGAGGATGGCGAACTGGAAGATGGAGAAATAGATGACGAAGGGATTGGAATTGAAGAGGAGAacaaagaggctgcagaggcGAATGacgacaaagagaaagagaaggaaaaagaaaaagctaaagagaaagaagaaaagactcACAGGCACTCCAGGAAGAGATACAAAAAGaccagagagaagaggaggtctaagaggaggaggcgggacagacagaaa CACCACTccccctccagcagctccagctctgacaGTTATGACTCCGACTACGACCGAGTAGAAAGACCCAAAAACCGGAAGAGCCAGGGATCTAGCCGCGAGTCCGACGGCCAGTCATCTCAG CATGGACGAGATTCAAAGGGAGGCCATGGCAAGTCTCCGCCGCACAAGAGCAGTGATTTTGACAAATACAGCGACTACAGTGATGACAAGTATGACTACgacgaagaggaggatgatTACGAAGATGACATGTCCGAGTATCCGCAGGCAAAAGATTCGACTTCCCAGAGTCTGGGAAAGGGACGCCATGCTAAAGACCATatgaagagaggaaacatgagggggatgaaacaacagcagt ttgggCAGAGgggaagaggcagagggagtGGACCAGGGAGAGGACGTGGGATGctcaacaagaacaagaagcTGAAGGGCAAACCCTGGGGAGGACGTGGACGAGGCCGAGGAGGAGACCAGGGTATGGAAGACATGGCGCCT GAAGGAAAAAATTCCTCCGGTTTCCAGAAGAAACGGCCAATCATGAGCAAGGAGTTTATCAACCAGCACACGGTTGAACACAATGGTCGATACATCTGCAAGTATTTCCTGGAAGGTCGATGCATCAAG GGGGAACAGTGCAAGTTTGAACATGAGCTCGTCGTACCAGATAAGAAAAAGGAGCTTTGTAAATTTTACCTCCAAGGATACTGCAGCAAAGGAGATAActgcatttacatgcaca ATGAATACCCGTGCAAGTTCTTTCACACAGGAGCCAAATGTTATCAAGGAGACAACTGCAAATTCTCCCATGAGACTTTGACTGATGTGACCAAAGAACTGCTTGAAAAG ATCATTAACACTGAAGAGGAGAACGCCCGTGAGGACGAGTTGGAGCTGGAGGATCTGAGAAAGCAGGGAATCGCCCCACTTCCAAAGCCTCCTCCTGGGGTGGGGTTGCTGCCCACTCCTGGTCAGAGTAGTCCCACAGATGGAGCCGCTGGCCAGGCTGGGAAGAAGATCCCCTCCCTGTTTGAAATCAAGGTTCAACCGACTGTAAACTTGGCACAAAAAATTGGTCTGAG CGGCTCCAACTTCTCCCAGAATCAAGGTGAAGGCGCCACTCAGTTCAGTGGAGGCCCAGAGGACCCGCAGAGTGGAGGTATGGTGCCTTCAggccctgctgctcctcctaTACCTCCCCCTGGATCACCTGTTCCCATGGGTCACCCTACTGGGCCACCCATGCCACAGAGCCCACCCGGACAACACCCACCACACGGATTTCCAATGCAGCCACCAATCCCCCCTGGTCAGCCCCCACCCTTCCATGGAAACCGACATAATATCAACCCTCAGATGAGTATGCAGAGGCCTCCGTTCCCTCCTATACCTGATCTCCAGATGCTGCAAAGCCTCTTCCCTTTTCCATCGATGGGTCAGAACCCAGTAGAGTtcttcagcagcttcctccGAAACCAGGCCATGGGTCAACAAGGAG ACCCTAGCTTGGCCTTCATACAGaacctccagcagcagatggGTGCAGAGTCACAGTTGCAGTCTTTACCACCAGCAGTACAGAAAGCCATCTTTTTACATCtgacacaacagcaacaacaagagTCACATGCACAGGGGAATGagccacagaaagcagaggGCCAGGATGATAATGCAAACAGAG ATGAAACTACAAACTGGTACTCCAGTGACGAGGAGGATGGgagctgtgtttcctccatcCTTAAAACTCTGAAGAAGCAGAGTGAGATGCAGCAGTCTCAGTCCAAGCCCACCCAGGCTGCCCCAGTGGCTCCAGCACTGGGTGACCCTCGGCTTGTGAAGGAGAGGGCCCCACCCAGTGACCCTCGTGTGAAGACAGACCCTCGACAGCGACCCCCAGATATGAAAAAGGAGTCGGATGGAGCTACAGACCCACGGCTCTCCAGAGACCCCAGGAAGATGAGACCAATGGAGCCGAGTTCTTATCGCCAGCAGAGTCACCCTGGTCCTCAGAAGCCTTCCGCAggagatgaggatgatgaaggagaGCGGGAGCTCAGGGACAAAGCTGTTCTCATCCCTCTAGAAGCTGGCCCTGGTGTGCTGCTGCGGGACCCTCGTTGCCAGCTAAAGCAGTTTAGCCATATCCGGGTGGACATCTTGCTCCAGCGGCCAGCCTTTGCTCAGACAGTGGTGTGGGCCCCTGAGGACCTCATCCCTTCCCTGGTTCCCAAGCAGGAACACTCCATCAACCTGCCTCTTCCACCCCTAATCGCAGATGCTCAGATGAACAGAACAAACCTGCCTGACCACCCCCCCATCATCAGCCCTCCGCCGACTGACCCCAGACTGGCTGCTGCACGCTTGAAGGAACGTATGAGTCGATTGTCCTCTGGATCTCTAGAGTCTCGATCCTCCACTGAAAGACCTGCAGATCCGCGTCAGCAGAAGTCTCTGGACCCCAGACTCAAGCGTGCAGGGAGTCTGGACTCCAAGCTCCTGGGTCAGAAAGAACCCTCCTCTGGAGGAGGTGTTGTGGACCCCAGGCTACAGAAGGCCAGTGCTAGCTCCGCTCCTCATACTGCTCGAGCCAAGCCAGAGCCGGAGAAGCTGCCTCCATATGCCCCCCGCCTGGCATCCTCTGGAGGAGGGCTAGAAAGTCCCACTACGATCCTTGGGGGCATCAGTCTGTATGATCCTCGTAATCAAACCGAGCAGGCTCAGAGGGAGCAAGCAGAGCCTCCTAAAAAGGCAGGGATCCTCAAACACCCAGATAAGAAAGACAATACTCCGCCACCGTCACTCTCTCCAATCCAACAAAGTAGCTCTATCGAAGACACTAAAAGCACAGACGTGGCTTCAGATCAGCCTCAACCTTCCAGTTCTCCCATAGTGCCTCCGGCCTCACCTGTCAAACCTCCCGCAGTTCATAATCTCCCCATCCAGGCACTGGCCGGGCTGATCCGACCCCAGTACACTGACCCCAGGCAGGCCAAACTAGGAGGACAGGGCAGTACAGGAGTACaagaggaggcagaagaaaagaaggagaaggggCAAGAGGAGGCCGTGGAGGAAGAACCAAAACAGGACGatccagaggaggaggcagatgaCAGGACACTTAAAGATGTGTTCAAGACCTTCGATCCCACTGCTTCCCCTTTCTGTCAGTAA
- the LOC139341308 gene encoding fibulin-7 produces MALSFQRRCLLLLCLTAVHSGHAAVQTCMDKHQVVGVLRQMEKFLKGQEMRFTEGLRIMKSKLATLQNSVSKLPQADQSAAPTTCPSLEAPAHGTKFGSKYFAGHEVHFTCSQGYHLVGSATRVCRDNGTWTGVSALCKDISECASNPCQNGGTCVEGVNQYKCTCPQNWSGSHCQHQTQTAPPEWSVMNDPAFSRRPRCAQVNRAQHCSCDAGFHMSGTSDNSICQDVNECEVYRLDQGGKLCIHECVNVPGSYHCSCPKGYKLLPDGRSCEDVDECLSQQHNCSRGTTCINTGGGFQCVNPECPRSHGNISYVKTSPFQCERNPCPMDSRSCHLAPKTVSFHYLSLPSNPQTPATLFRMATAAAPGRTGPDSLRFGIVGGNSRGIFVMQRSDRQTGELILVQQLRGPQEISVDVDMSEYSDRTFQAKHVARVHVLVSPYNF; encoded by the exons ATGGCTCTGTCTTTCCAACGCAGGTGTTTGCTTTTGCTCTGTTTGACAGCCGTCCACAGTGGTCATGCTGCCGTTCAG ACGTGCATGGATAAGCACCAGGTGGTGGGGGTCCTTCGTCAAATGGAGAAGTTTCTGAAAGGCCAGGAGATGCGGTTTACAGAGGGCCTCAGGATCATGAAGTCAAAGCTGGCAACGCTTCAGAACTCCGTCTCCAAGCTGCCTCAAGCAGACCAGTCAGCTG CTCCCACCACCTGCCCCTCTCTGGAAGCCCCCGCTCATGGAACCAAGTTTGGCTCAAAGTACTTTGCTGGACATGAGGTCCATTTCACTTGTTCCCAAGGTTACCATCTCGTTGGTTCTGCCACACGTGTCTGCCGGGACAATGGCACTTGGACCGGCGTCAGTGCCCTCTGTAAAG ATATAAGTGAGTGTGCAAGTAATCCCTGTCAGAATGGAGGCACCTGTGTAGAAGGTGTTAACCAGTACAAATGCACCTGCCCCCAGAACTGGAGTGGCTCTCACTGCCAGCACCAAACCCAGACAG CGCCACCTGAGTGGAGTGTTATGAATGATCCAGCATTCAGCCGGAGACCTCGCTGTGCCCAAGTGAACCGAGCCCAGCACTGCAGCTGCGATGCGGGCTTTCACATGAGTGGCACCTCTGACAACAGCATCTGTCAGG ATGTAAATGAGTGTGAAGTGTACCGGCTGGACCAAGGAGGGAAGCTGTGCATCCATGAGTGTGTGAACGTCCCAGGCTCGTACCACTGCTCTTGCCCCAAAGGCTACAAGTTGCTCCCAGACGGGCGGAGCTGTGAGG ATGTGGACGAGTGTTTAAGCCAGCAGCACAACTGTAGCCGCGGGACAACTTGTATCAACACAGGGGGAGGCTTTCAGTGTGTCAACCCAGAGTGCCCCCGTTCTCATGGCAACATCAGCTATGTCAAGACATCTCCCTT CCAGTGTGAGAGAAACCCCTGCCCCATGGACAGCCGCTCCTGCCACCTGGCTCCTAAGACCGTGTCCTTCCACTACCTGTCTCTGCCCTCCAACCCGCAGACGCCTGCCACGCTGTTCCGCATGGCGACCGCCGCCGCCCCAGGGCGCACCGGGCCGGACAGCCTGCGCTTCGGCATAGTGGGTGGAAACTCCCGAGGCATCTTCGTCATGCAacgctcagacagacagaccggtGAGCTGATACTGGTCCAGCAGCTGCGTGGGCCGCAGGAGATCAGCGTTGATGTGGACATGTCCGAGTACAGCGACCGCACCTTTCAGGCCAAGCATGTGGCCAGGGTCCACGTTCTGGTTTCACCTTACAACTTCTGA